The following coding sequences are from one Lipingzhangella halophila window:
- a CDS encoding response regulator transcription factor, with amino-acid sequence MTRVLVVEDEESYSDALSYMLRKEGFEVAVATTGTEALEAFDRSGADLVLLDLMLPGLPGTEVCRTLRQKSNVPVIMLTAKDSEIDKVVGLELGADDYVTKPFSSRELVARIRAVMRRRGEDEALLPSALEAGPVRMDVERHVVTVRGEHVQLPLKEFELLEVLLRNAGRVLTRMQLIDRVWGADYVGDTKTLDVHVKRLRAKIEADPGNPEFIVTVRGLGYKFEPVVATAE; translated from the coding sequence GTGACGCGTGTACTCGTCGTTGAGGACGAGGAATCCTACAGCGATGCCCTGTCGTACATGCTGCGCAAGGAAGGCTTCGAGGTCGCGGTCGCGACCACCGGGACTGAAGCCCTGGAGGCGTTCGACCGCTCCGGCGCCGACCTGGTGCTCCTCGACCTGATGCTGCCCGGCCTACCCGGTACCGAGGTGTGCCGGACGCTGCGGCAGAAGTCCAACGTCCCAGTGATCATGCTCACGGCCAAGGACAGCGAGATCGACAAGGTCGTGGGGCTGGAACTGGGTGCGGACGACTACGTCACCAAACCGTTCTCGTCGCGGGAACTCGTGGCGCGCATCCGGGCCGTGATGCGCCGTCGCGGCGAGGACGAGGCGCTGCTCCCCTCGGCGCTGGAGGCCGGTCCGGTCCGGATGGACGTGGAGCGGCACGTGGTCACGGTCCGCGGCGAGCACGTGCAGCTCCCGCTCAAGGAGTTCGAGCTGCTGGAGGTGCTCCTCCGGAACGCCGGACGGGTCCTTACCCGGATGCAGCTCATCGACCGGGTGTGGGGCGCCGACTACGTGGGCGACACCAAGACCCTCGACGTCCACGTCAAACGGCTGCGCGCCAAGATCGAGGCCGACCCGGGCAACCCCGAGTTCATCGTGACGGTGCGCGGCCTGGGCTACAAGTTCGAACCGGTGGTCGCGACGGCGGAATAG
- the dtd gene encoding D-aminoacyl-tRNA deacylase codes for MRAVVQRVSHASVTVAGEVAGEITRPGLMALVGATHTDTEAEARKLAAKLWGLRILDGEQSCSDISAPLLVVSQFTLYGDARKGRRPTWQAAAPGTTAEPLVDAVVKELRDLGAHVETGVFGAQMSVALTNEGPFTVILEV; via the coding sequence ATGAGAGCGGTCGTGCAGCGGGTCAGCCACGCGTCGGTGACCGTGGCGGGCGAGGTTGCCGGGGAGATCACCCGGCCGGGGCTGATGGCACTGGTCGGCGCCACGCACACCGACACCGAGGCCGAAGCGCGCAAGCTGGCCGCCAAACTGTGGGGCCTGCGGATCCTCGATGGCGAGCAGTCCTGCTCCGACATCAGCGCTCCGCTGCTCGTCGTCAGCCAGTTCACGCTGTACGGCGACGCCCGGAAGGGCCGCCGCCCCACCTGGCAGGCAGCAGCCCCCGGCACCACCGCCGAGCCGCTGGTCGACGCGGTGGTCAAGGAACTCCGCGACCTCGGCGCGCATGTCGAGACCGGCGTCTTCGGCGCGCAGATGTCGGTCGCGCTCACCAACGAGGGGCCCTTCACGGTGATCCTGGAGGTGTGA
- a CDS encoding DUF2207 domain-containing protein, translated as MGWVLLARTVTMTGAVVVLCGAGPATTPVAAEPLAAPAVRQAGLASADDHDTLPQEDEDAPITNEVSLRLDSDGVLHGTETITFNEPAPEEFTRTFVTQEPYDNTHDRRYEVTKVTAEDADGETVQADSTERESQEGESLDVTMDTAGSDTVVLHYEVRGATDSVGEGIELEWAAVGGYSEPVAGTTVVVDAPAPPIALSCTAGAARSSMYCTVSDMGGHEADTARFMQANMEPGQSLGIVVTYPADTAPGTPILDEKWTLTSAFAITPGTASVFGLLLVVLVGGLVMIVRERGRDERAVRAEAAAGDSSPLAPGKEGMRFRPPDDVHPGQIGTLIDEQADVVDITATIVDLAVRGHLTIRELPHEHYTSVDWQLERLPNGQHDPLLPYERLLIDAIFGRRGRITLAELGSERFADRLAEVRDELYRDMVRLKWFARRPNLVRSRWTTGGIALTAVGVLLTVLLAVFTQAAFTGLAVIIAGAAVTVGGQFMPAKTSQGSLVFAHTLGFRSFLMSARAEQVPEQHRVSVFSRYLPYAIIFDNVDRWARVLAAAGADQIEDNGLPWYKGPEDWRLQDFAESIKMFTLTLAGVISNTRQFRTLN; from the coding sequence ATGGGGTGGGTCCTACTCGCACGCACGGTCACCATGACCGGGGCCGTCGTTGTGCTCTGCGGCGCCGGTCCCGCCACAACGCCGGTGGCCGCCGAACCGCTGGCCGCGCCGGCGGTTCGGCAGGCCGGGCTCGCCTCGGCGGATGACCACGACACCCTGCCACAGGAGGATGAGGACGCGCCGATCACCAATGAGGTCTCGCTGCGCCTCGACAGTGACGGGGTACTCCATGGCACGGAGACCATCACCTTCAACGAGCCCGCTCCGGAGGAGTTCACCCGCACCTTCGTGACCCAGGAGCCCTACGACAACACGCACGACCGGCGTTACGAGGTCACCAAGGTCACAGCGGAGGACGCCGACGGCGAGACGGTCCAGGCCGACTCCACCGAGCGGGAATCCCAGGAGGGCGAGTCCCTCGATGTGACCATGGACACCGCCGGGTCCGACACTGTTGTGCTGCACTACGAGGTGCGCGGCGCCACAGACAGCGTTGGCGAGGGGATCGAGCTGGAATGGGCCGCCGTTGGCGGGTACAGCGAACCCGTCGCCGGGACCACGGTCGTGGTCGACGCCCCCGCCCCGCCGATCGCCCTGTCCTGCACCGCCGGCGCGGCACGCAGCTCGATGTACTGCACCGTCTCGGACATGGGCGGGCACGAGGCGGACACCGCCCGGTTCATGCAGGCGAACATGGAGCCCGGCCAGAGTCTGGGCATCGTCGTCACCTACCCCGCGGACACGGCCCCCGGTACCCCGATACTCGACGAGAAATGGACGCTCACCTCCGCGTTCGCCATCACCCCGGGAACCGCGAGCGTCTTCGGGCTGCTGCTCGTGGTGCTGGTCGGCGGGCTCGTCATGATCGTTCGGGAACGCGGGCGCGACGAACGGGCCGTGCGCGCCGAGGCGGCCGCGGGCGACAGCAGCCCTCTGGCCCCGGGGAAGGAGGGCATGCGGTTCCGCCCTCCCGACGACGTCCATCCCGGCCAGATCGGCACGCTCATCGACGAGCAGGCCGACGTCGTGGACATCACCGCCACCATTGTCGACCTCGCCGTACGCGGACACCTCACGATCCGGGAGCTGCCACACGAGCACTACACGTCGGTCGACTGGCAGCTCGAACGGCTTCCGAACGGCCAGCACGACCCGTTGCTGCCCTACGAGCGGCTGCTGATCGACGCGATCTTCGGGCGCCGCGGCCGTATCACCCTGGCGGAACTGGGCAGCGAGCGGTTCGCGGACCGGCTGGCCGAGGTCCGTGACGAGCTCTACCGCGACATGGTGCGCCTCAAGTGGTTCGCGCGCCGCCCGAACCTGGTCCGGTCCCGCTGGACGACCGGCGGAATCGCGCTTACCGCAGTGGGGGTGCTCCTCACCGTGCTGCTGGCGGTCTTCACCCAGGCGGCCTTCACCGGCCTGGCCGTGATCATCGCCGGTGCCGCGGTGACCGTGGGCGGGCAGTTCATGCCGGCGAAGACCAGCCAGGGAAGCCTGGTGTTCGCGCACACCCTGGGTTTCCGGTCCTTCCTGATGAGCGCGCGGGCGGAGCAGGTGCCCGAGCAGCACCGGGTCAGCGTGTTCTCCCGCTACCTGCCGTACGCGATCATCTTCGACAACGTGGACCGCTGGGCGAGGGTTCTGGCGGCGGCCGGCGCGGACCAGATCGAGGACAACGGACTGCCCTGGTACAAAGGGCCCGAGGACTGGCGGCTCCAGGACTTCGCCGAGTCCATCAAGATGTTCACCCTGACACTGGCGGGTGTCATCTCGAACACCCGCCAGTTCCGGACACTCAACTAG
- a CDS encoding neutral zinc metallopeptidase, with the protein MARPGSDALRGSRGSGSDSPYSLPTPSRRPRQRFSAGVIVALLTGLSAAGLAGFLTFSAFVDSSEATTAPEGGTTEGEPPPEADAGEKVLTANSLYENGELAEVTCEAPDLDPDDQESMENFLHEITDCLDKAWSEHFESSGIKFEKPQRIYWYTSGQSPCGSYPAPGVAAFYCKANNGLYLGLEDIAQNSGNSKHPEAYTFLLSHEYGHHVQGESGILGYLHSARGEERHDEEDKDDLTRRSELQANCLGGNFLGAAEESLSIDSHTRANILEDAQRRGDFYPDERTHGSPENGSMWTAHGMDRRNPAACNTWSAQDGLVD; encoded by the coding sequence ATGGCGAGACCGGGTTCGGACGCGCTGCGCGGGAGCAGAGGCAGCGGGAGCGACAGCCCGTACTCCCTTCCCACCCCCTCGCGCCGGCCGCGGCAGCGGTTCAGCGCCGGGGTCATCGTCGCGCTGCTCACCGGCCTGTCCGCCGCCGGCCTGGCCGGTTTCCTGACCTTCTCCGCCTTCGTCGACAGCAGCGAGGCCACCACCGCCCCGGAAGGCGGTACCACCGAAGGCGAGCCCCCGCCCGAGGCGGATGCCGGCGAGAAGGTCCTGACGGCCAACTCGCTCTACGAGAACGGGGAACTCGCCGAGGTCACCTGCGAGGCGCCGGACCTCGACCCGGACGACCAGGAGTCAATGGAGAACTTCCTGCACGAGATCACCGACTGCCTCGACAAAGCCTGGAGCGAGCACTTCGAGTCCAGCGGGATAAAGTTCGAGAAGCCGCAGCGCATCTACTGGTACACCTCGGGCCAGAGCCCGTGCGGCAGCTACCCCGCACCGGGCGTGGCCGCGTTCTACTGCAAGGCCAACAACGGCCTCTACCTCGGACTGGAGGACATCGCCCAGAACTCGGGCAACAGTAAGCACCCCGAGGCGTACACCTTCCTGCTGAGCCACGAGTACGGCCATCACGTGCAGGGAGAGTCAGGCATCCTCGGCTACCTGCACAGCGCCCGCGGTGAGGAGCGTCACGACGAAGAGGACAAGGACGACCTGACACGGCGCAGTGAGCTCCAGGCGAACTGCCTTGGCGGCAACTTCCTCGGGGCAGCCGAAGAGTCCCTCTCGATCGACTCCCATACGCGTGCGAATATCCTCGAGGATGCGCAACGCCGGGGCGACTTCTACCCCGACGAGCGGACGCACGGCTCACCCGAGAACGGATCGATGTGGACGGCCCACGGCATGGATCGGAGGAACCCGGCCGCGTGCAACACGTGGTCCGCCCAGGACGGCTTGGTCGACTGA
- a CDS encoding neutral zinc metallopeptidase, which produces MQHVVRPGRLGRLTREARRLTGGHATGHRRALYAGLLALVFVLAALTWNTTSGPGPGQASDPGAEQPGSGDQADYGTRDLARPPVLDGNAQRPVGDGALTANPLYDTDRLASLPCPAPELDIDDPGSVENFLNTLTDCLDDAWSAQFREAGIPYEPPRRVFWSEAGTSPCREYPSAAGAFYCRTNKSVYVGTADVVEKWNGAENSIVYASLLAHEYGHHVQGESGLLEHYHEQRRRQETTEKRNIWTRKAELQANCFAGTFLGSVALTYPVSEDDRETVLEDASSTADREDGPEEERTHGSAENGTYWLKQGMDEQTPGACNTWNLPDGDSLVQ; this is translated from the coding sequence GTGCAACACGTGGTCCGCCCAGGACGGCTTGGTCGACTGACCCGCGAGGCCCGCCGGCTCACCGGGGGGCACGCCACTGGGCATCGCAGGGCGCTCTACGCGGGACTGCTCGCCCTGGTGTTCGTGCTGGCCGCTCTCACCTGGAACACCACCAGCGGCCCCGGTCCGGGGCAGGCGTCCGACCCGGGTGCTGAGCAGCCCGGCTCCGGTGATCAGGCCGACTACGGCACCCGCGACTTGGCCCGCCCGCCGGTCCTCGACGGGAACGCCCAGCGTCCGGTGGGCGACGGCGCTCTCACGGCGAACCCGCTGTACGACACCGACCGCCTCGCCTCGCTGCCCTGCCCCGCACCCGAGCTCGACATCGACGATCCCGGCTCGGTCGAGAACTTCCTGAACACCCTGACCGACTGCCTCGACGACGCGTGGAGTGCCCAGTTCCGCGAGGCGGGCATCCCCTACGAACCGCCGCGGCGCGTCTTCTGGAGCGAGGCCGGGACCAGCCCGTGCCGCGAGTACCCCTCCGCCGCTGGGGCCTTCTACTGCCGGACGAACAAGAGCGTGTATGTCGGTACCGCGGATGTGGTGGAGAAGTGGAACGGCGCGGAGAACAGCATCGTCTACGCGTCGCTGCTCGCGCACGAGTACGGGCACCACGTCCAGGGCGAGTCGGGCCTCCTGGAGCACTACCACGAGCAACGGCGGCGGCAGGAGACCACCGAGAAGCGCAACATCTGGACCCGCAAGGCGGAGCTGCAGGCCAACTGCTTCGCCGGGACGTTTCTGGGCTCGGTCGCACTGACCTACCCCGTCAGCGAGGACGACCGCGAGACCGTGCTTGAGGACGCCTCGTCCACCGCCGACCGCGAGGACGGCCCCGAGGAGGAGCGCACCCACGGCTCCGCCGAGAACGGCACGTACTGGCTGAAACAGGGGATGGACGAGCAGACCCCCGGGGCCTGCAACACCTGGAACCTCCCGGACGGCGACTCCCTCGTCCAGTAA
- a CDS encoding DUF2516 family protein produces the protein MVNTSIGFLWQILFIAIFVTTLYALIEALRTPAQAFPAADKQTKGLWTALLGVGTFVSLSAALGFGAFFTILALAAALIYLVDVRPATRSIGRADGPW, from the coding sequence GTGGTCAATACGTCAATCGGGTTCCTGTGGCAGATCCTCTTCATCGCGATCTTCGTAACGACGCTGTACGCGCTGATCGAAGCCCTGCGGACACCTGCGCAGGCGTTCCCCGCGGCGGATAAGCAGACGAAGGGCCTATGGACGGCTCTGCTCGGCGTGGGGACTTTCGTCTCGCTGAGCGCCGCCCTCGGCTTCGGCGCCTTCTTCACGATCCTCGCGCTCGCCGCCGCCCTGATTTACCTGGTCGACGTCCGGCCGGCCACCCGCAGCATCGGACGCGCGGACGGCCCGTGGTAG
- a CDS encoding M56 family metallopeptidase, whose protein sequence is MVSAALLATIAVGCLIAAARLRRASWPARGPYVAVIAWQALGLAWGISTIGALLAFGLAPYGKGAIGGLFALSADVSAHGLHLAKFAAAPFGAPRVAAVLVAFGLTLVLFCGLVASTVHVVRTRRRHHDLLELVARDDPEVPGARVLDHPAAAAYCLPGVLRSKVVISAGALRVLDRSELSAVLAHEHAHLRQRHDLVLLPFSSLKRAFPRVRVLDTYYRAVALLIEMCADDQARRERSAKELATALMRFGTAGNTQVPAGAMAASDAEPEVVTRVSRLITPAEELSRPATTVVLTSAFVLMVSSLALWNLPI, encoded by the coding sequence ATGGTCAGTGCCGCCCTACTCGCCACCATCGCAGTTGGCTGTCTCATCGCTGCGGCACGGCTACGTCGGGCCTCATGGCCCGCCCGCGGCCCCTACGTCGCCGTCATCGCCTGGCAGGCGCTGGGTCTGGCCTGGGGAATCTCCACCATCGGCGCGCTGCTCGCGTTCGGTCTCGCCCCCTACGGGAAGGGGGCCATCGGAGGGCTCTTCGCTCTTTCCGCGGACGTCTCCGCGCACGGCCTGCACCTGGCCAAGTTCGCCGCGGCCCCGTTCGGCGCCCCCCGGGTCGCCGCTGTCCTCGTGGCGTTCGGCCTCACCCTGGTGCTCTTCTGCGGCCTGGTGGCGTCCACGGTCCACGTGGTCCGGACCCGCCGGCGGCACCACGACCTGCTCGAACTCGTCGCCCGCGACGACCCGGAGGTGCCCGGTGCGCGCGTCCTCGACCACCCGGCGGCCGCCGCCTACTGCCTTCCCGGTGTCCTGCGGTCGAAGGTGGTCATCAGCGCGGGTGCGCTGCGGGTGCTCGACCGCAGCGAGCTGTCCGCGGTGCTCGCGCACGAGCACGCCCATCTCCGGCAGCGCCACGACCTCGTGCTGCTGCCGTTCTCCTCACTGAAACGCGCCTTCCCGCGCGTCCGGGTGCTCGACACCTACTACCGCGCGGTCGCGCTGCTGATCGAGATGTGCGCCGACGACCAGGCCCGCCGCGAGCGCTCGGCCAAGGAGCTCGCAACGGCACTGATGCGGTTCGGGACCGCGGGCAACACCCAGGTCCCCGCTGGTGCCATGGCCGCCAGCGACGCAGAGCCCGAGGTGGTCACCCGCGTTTCGCGGCTCATCACGCCGGCAGAGGAGCTTTCGCGCCCCGCGACCACCGTCGTACTGACCTCGGCGTTCGTGTTGATGGTAAGTTCGCTGGCGCTGTGGAACCTGCCCATCTGA
- a CDS encoding BlaI/MecI/CopY family transcriptional regulator encodes MNRLGDLERAVMEVLWAQDEALTVREVSRALADRDLAHTTVMTVLDRLAKKGVVARSREGRAWRYRPAASRESYVSELMIDALGQTGDRDAALAAFVRSMDGNEAEALRRALAESDQPRT; translated from the coding sequence ATGAATCGGTTGGGTGACCTTGAACGCGCGGTTATGGAGGTACTGTGGGCGCAGGACGAGGCCCTCACGGTCCGCGAGGTCAGTCGGGCTCTCGCTGACCGGGATCTCGCCCACACAACGGTGATGACCGTGCTCGATCGGCTCGCCAAGAAGGGGGTCGTGGCCCGATCCCGCGAGGGCCGTGCTTGGCGCTACCGCCCGGCAGCCAGCCGGGAGAGTTATGTCTCCGAGCTCATGATTGATGCTCTCGGTCAGACCGGAGATCGTGACGCCGCTCTGGCAGCGTTTGTACGCTCGATGGACGGCAACGAAGCCGAAGCGCTTCGCCGCGCCCTAGCGGAAAGCGACCAGCCAAGGACGTAG